A window of the Actinomycetota bacterium genome harbors these coding sequences:
- a CDS encoding Coenzyme F420 hydrogenase/dehydrogenase, beta subunit C-terminal domain, producing the protein MGLAAIAERLTAKTWTPEIVEAYIGHVERACIAHASDAAVRETAASGGAVTAVLAALLESGEIDGALVCRSAIVAGRVRARYCIATSREELLEARGSTYVLGEFVREALPLVADFDGRLAVVGLPCELTALTRRPELAAKVAVRVSLFCGHATTHELVDSVVESLAKEAGGGELTSFRFRVGHWRGMMRAGFDNGAVIEKPFSRYGLYQNLYYFAVKKCMFCGDHFGYDADFSAGDIWSQRYKSHPIKYTALVAKTPAGARAIELAEETGACGTLDVPIEHVLDGQRRAAPFHYNVSARSQAGAKLGIKIPDRVGAPVRWHERRVASIALRNFLSTQTPQGVEAVLHANRRVLKLKLLLFKGLESLS; encoded by the coding sequence GTGGGTCTTGCAGCCATAGCTGAGCGGCTTACCGCCAAGACATGGACTCCCGAGATCGTGGAGGCCTACATCGGACATGTCGAGCGCGCGTGTATCGCACACGCCTCCGACGCGGCTGTGCGCGAGACGGCAGCTTCCGGCGGCGCCGTCACCGCTGTGCTCGCGGCTCTCCTCGAGTCGGGCGAGATCGATGGTGCGCTCGTGTGCAGGAGCGCGATCGTGGCGGGACGAGTCCGCGCTCGCTACTGCATCGCGACCTCACGCGAGGAGCTTCTCGAAGCACGTGGCAGCACGTACGTCCTCGGCGAGTTCGTGCGCGAGGCACTGCCGCTCGTTGCCGATTTCGACGGGCGGCTCGCGGTCGTCGGTCTGCCCTGCGAGCTCACGGCGCTGACCCGCCGTCCCGAACTCGCCGCCAAGGTCGCCGTCCGCGTCTCGCTCTTCTGCGGTCACGCCACCACCCACGAACTCGTCGACAGCGTCGTCGAGAGCCTGGCCAAGGAGGCGGGAGGCGGGGAGCTCACCTCGTTCCGCTTCCGCGTCGGCCACTGGCGCGGGATGATGCGCGCCGGTTTCGACAACGGCGCCGTGATCGAGAAGCCGTTCTCGCGCTACGGTCTCTACCAGAACCTCTACTACTTCGCCGTCAAGAAGTGCATGTTCTGCGGTGACCACTTCGGCTACGATGCGGACTTTTCCGCCGGCGACATCTGGTCGCAGCGGTACAAGTCCCACCCCATCAAGTACACCGCGCTCGTCGCCAAGACGCCTGCTGGTGCCCGAGCGATCGAGCTGGCCGAGGAGACGGGCGCCTGTGGAACGCTCGACGTTCCCATCGAGCACGTGCTCGATGGCCAGCGCAGGGCCGCGCCGTTCCACTACAATGTCTCCGCACGCTCACAGGCGGGCGCCAAGCTGGGCATCAAGATCCCAGACCGCGTGGGCGCGCCGGTGCGCTGGCACGAGCGCCGGGTTGCGAGCATCGCATTGCGCAACTTCCTTTCGACTCAAACGCCGCAGGGTGTGGAGGCGGTGTTGCACGCGAACCGCCGTGTGCTCAAGCTCAAGCTGCTGCTGTTCAAGGGATTGGAGTCCCTGTCGTGA
- a CDS encoding Lrp/AsnC family transcriptional regulator, giving the protein MSAADAMAGVGAAGAADSGSELTELDRRVLTEIQAGFPIDDSPYCTLAARLSEAGFETTEMDVLDSVVKMRLTGVIRRVGAIFDSHRLGYRSTLCAIATPEARVDEVAAIIGEYPNVTHNYLRQDRYNVWFTLIAESAGRIEEILGEIAERSGIDDILDLPAIRLFKIRVDFDLTGERGARTDAPPIVKPAETEAVELSEDERALARLLQEDLPTGEHPFEELHAMLEMQGVDETQRWTIGRTQAWVESGVIRRFGAAIKHHKTGFAANAMGVWDCPPERIEEVGQIMASFKEVSHCYERPRLSQWPANLYTMIHGRTSEECEDVARRIQEAVGLPAPRLLYSTREFKKTSMRYFAED; this is encoded by the coding sequence ATGAGCGCGGCGGACGCAATGGCGGGCGTGGGTGCCGCGGGGGCTGCGGACTCGGGAAGCGAGCTGACCGAGCTCGACCGCCGGGTGCTCACCGAGATCCAGGCCGGCTTCCCGATCGACGACTCGCCGTACTGCACGCTAGCGGCGCGGCTCTCTGAGGCAGGGTTCGAGACGACCGAGATGGACGTGCTCGATAGCGTCGTCAAGATGCGGCTGACCGGCGTCATCCGGCGTGTAGGCGCGATCTTCGACAGCCACCGCCTCGGCTACCGCTCTACACTGTGTGCGATCGCGACGCCGGAAGCGCGGGTCGACGAGGTCGCGGCGATCATTGGCGAGTATCCGAACGTCACCCACAACTACCTGCGGCAGGACCGCTACAACGTCTGGTTCACGCTCATCGCGGAATCGGCCGGGCGCATCGAGGAGATCCTTGGCGAGATCGCGGAGCGCAGCGGTATCGACGACATACTCGACCTGCCGGCGATCCGGCTCTTCAAGATCAGGGTCGACTTCGATCTGACCGGTGAGCGGGGAGCGCGGACCGACGCGCCGCCGATCGTGAAGCCTGCGGAGACGGAGGCGGTCGAGCTTTCCGAGGACGAGAGGGCGCTAGCGCGGTTGCTGCAGGAAGACCTGCCGACCGGAGAGCATCCGTTCGAGGAGCTGCATGCCATGCTCGAGATGCAGGGCGTGGACGAGACGCAGCGCTGGACGATCGGGCGCACCCAGGCGTGGGTGGAGAGCGGCGTCATTCGACGGTTCGGTGCGGCGATCAAGCACCACAAGACCGGCTTCGCCGCCAACGCGATGGGCGTATGGGACTGCCCTCCGGAGCGCATCGAGGAGGTCGGACAGATCATGGCGTCCTTCAAGGAGGTCAGCCACTGCTACGAGCGTCCTCGGCTGTCCCAGTGGCCGGCGAACCTCTACACGATGATCCACGGGCGCACGTCCGAGGAGTGCGAGGACGTCGCACGACGCATCCAGGAGGCCGTTGGCCTGCCCGCGCCGCGACTGCTGTACTCTACGCGTGAGTTCAAGAAGACGTCGATGAGGTACTTCGCCGAGGACTGA
- a CDS encoding polysaccharide pyruvyl transferase family protein, producing MKRFSVIAATVWGNRGAEAMLETTIGRLRDRMPDAEFAVFSYYQDRDVQLVSAPDVRVYSASPLHLVLVLFPWSVLLGLLRVLHLPYRWGPESVRALATSDALIDLAGVSFIDGREKFLPYNVLTILPAMLLGVPVFKLAQALGPFASPVNRFAARILWRCAMIAPRGSVTVENLAAIGYPGELTLPSPDVAFLFESRDSLSDEGRPEVAAITTNIGRLVARGFETVGVCPSAVIASKAVADGWDYPGFMAEIVRGILETGRAVVLFPNATRASSNMMRNNDLPVIAQIMERFDDAEALPLLAVSGDVNAAGLREIVSRCSCVAVSRFHAMVAALSASVPVAVLGWSHKYLEVMRQFGQERYVFDAGDHEAGPFLERLTELCGRRDEAAKEIGDAFPSVAEGSGRQFDEVVRRLEDCRA from the coding sequence GTGAAGCGCTTCTCCGTCATAGCGGCCACCGTGTGGGGCAACCGTGGAGCGGAGGCGATGCTCGAGACCACCATCGGCCGCCTGCGGGACCGCATGCCCGATGCCGAGTTCGCCGTCTTCTCGTACTACCAGGATCGCGACGTGCAACTCGTGAGCGCCCCCGACGTGCGCGTGTACTCGGCCAGCCCACTCCATCTCGTGCTGGTCCTCTTCCCATGGAGCGTCCTCCTTGGCTTGCTGCGCGTGCTGCATCTGCCGTATCGGTGGGGGCCGGAGTCGGTACGGGCGCTTGCCACGAGCGATGCGCTCATCGACCTTGCGGGCGTGTCGTTTATCGACGGTCGCGAGAAGTTCCTGCCGTACAACGTGCTCACGATCCTGCCGGCGATGCTCCTTGGCGTGCCGGTGTTCAAGCTTGCGCAGGCGCTCGGGCCGTTCGCGAGCCCGGTGAACAGGTTCGCCGCGCGCATTCTGTGGCGCTGCGCGATGATCGCGCCGCGCGGTTCGGTCACCGTCGAGAACCTGGCCGCGATCGGGTATCCAGGGGAGCTCACGCTGCCCTCGCCCGACGTGGCCTTCCTGTTCGAGTCGCGCGACTCGCTCAGCGACGAGGGTCGACCCGAGGTGGCAGCCATCACCACGAACATCGGTCGGCTCGTCGCACGCGGGTTCGAGACGGTTGGGGTGTGTCCGAGCGCGGTGATAGCCAGCAAGGCCGTCGCCGATGGTTGGGACTACCCCGGATTCATGGCCGAGATCGTCCGCGGGATACTGGAGACCGGTCGCGCAGTGGTGCTGTTTCCGAACGCCACTCGCGCGTCGTCGAACATGATGCGCAACAACGACCTTCCGGTGATAGCGCAGATCATGGAGCGGTTCGACGATGCCGAAGCGCTGCCGCTTCTCGCGGTCTCGGGCGACGTGAACGCAGCCGGGCTCCGCGAGATAGTGTCGCGTTGCTCGTGCGTGGCGGTCTCGCGCTTTCACGCGATGGTCGCCGCGCTTTCCGCGAGCGTCCCCGTCGCCGTGCTGGGCTGGAGCCACAAGTATCTCGAGGTCATGCGCCAGTTCGGGCAGGAGCGCTACGTCTTCGACGCCGGCGATCACGAGGCGGGGCCGTTCCTCGAGCGGCTCACCGAGCTGTGTGGGCGGCGCGATGAAGCCGCCAAGGAGATCGGGGACGCTTTCCCGTCTGTCGCCGAGGGCTCCGGGCGACAGTTCGACGAGGTCGTACGGCGGCTCGAGGACTGTCGGGCGTGA
- a CDS encoding glycosyltransferase family 2 protein, with amino-acid sequence MTKLIIQIPCYNEEETLPIALAELPREIEGVDVVEWLVIDDGSVDSTAAVARANGVDHVVRMKRNSGLAKVFMAGIDASLRLGADVIVNTDADNQYCAQDIPKLVAPILDGSADYVIGARPIMDIPHFSPIKKALQRLGSWAVRVASNTEVPDAPSGFRAMTRGTALRLNVLSEYTYTIETIIQAGRAGMQIVSVPIRVNEDLRPSRLVKSIGSYVRRSLITIVRVFMIYKPMRFFMMPGAFMAGLGTIVGLRFVYYYAIGQGGGHIQSLILTAILMVIGVQLVLFGLIAELLGANRKLLEDIQWRTRRLELESQFGVERGVE; translated from the coding sequence ATGACCAAGCTCATCATCCAGATACCGTGCTACAACGAAGAAGAGACGCTCCCGATCGCGCTGGCCGAGTTGCCGCGCGAGATCGAGGGCGTCGATGTCGTTGAGTGGCTCGTCATCGATGACGGCAGTGTGGATAGCACCGCCGCGGTTGCGCGCGCCAACGGCGTCGACCATGTCGTACGCATGAAGCGCAACAGCGGACTCGCCAAGGTCTTCATGGCAGGAATCGACGCGTCGCTTCGGCTCGGTGCCGACGTCATCGTGAACACGGATGCCGACAACCAGTACTGCGCTCAGGACATCCCCAAGCTGGTTGCCCCCATCCTCGACGGCTCCGCCGACTACGTCATCGGCGCGCGCCCCATCATGGACATCCCGCACTTCTCGCCGATCAAGAAGGCGCTGCAGCGTCTCGGGAGCTGGGCCGTGCGCGTCGCGAGCAACACGGAGGTGCCCGACGCTCCGAGCGGTTTTCGCGCGATGACGCGAGGAACGGCGCTGCGTCTCAACGTGCTGTCCGAGTACACCTACACCATCGAGACCATTATCCAGGCGGGCCGTGCCGGCATGCAGATCGTGTCGGTTCCGATCCGGGTCAACGAGGACCTGCGCCCGTCGCGGCTCGTGAAATCGATCGGCTCGTACGTACGCCGCTCGCTCATCACCATCGTGCGTGTCTTCATGATCTACAAACCGATGCGGTTCTTCATGATGCCCGGTGCGTTCATGGCCGGACTCGGCACGATCGTGGGCCTGCGCTTCGTGTACTACTACGCGATCGGCCAGGGTGGCGGCCACATCCAGTCGCTCATACTTACGGCGATACTGATGGTGATCGGCGTCCAGCTCGTTCTGTTCGGCCTGATCGCCGAGCTGCTCGGCGCGAACCGCAAGCTTCTCGAGGATATTCAGTGGCGCACGCGGCGGCTCGAACTCGAGTCGCAGTTCGGCGTCGAGAGAGGGGTCGAGTAG
- a CDS encoding lysylphosphatidylglycerol synthase domain-containing protein produces the protein MASRPTRASLLRSRAGIVQWVSLVAAVGFVAWILSTRGDDLKAAFALTPTLFALISASAMATFIVNGVELQVLAKRFDRHIPFGEAMLLGLLVSTLNYLPMKTGTLLNGVLMKARYKISLGHFGALVAGSSVIHLWVALGCAGTALLWTGHEPALAWALLLVPTAVIAVLVVWGRRRSLGKYDDHASKWVRALWRVVDGIAMIYSSWRLLAIEVVINVVLVMLASVRTMWSFDALSTSAGFGVSVVVTAIGIFAARLSVIPGGIGFKEGGAAAGAAVAGLEPSLGLAASVVDRAVTLVWLLLLGVPAAWYLMRITGVHLADATSRTAAADDAEEGA, from the coding sequence ATGGCGTCTCGTCCCACCCGGGCTTCGCTTCTGCGGAGCCGTGCGGGCATAGTCCAGTGGGTCTCACTTGTGGCCGCCGTGGGGTTCGTGGCCTGGATACTCTCCACCAGGGGCGACGACCTCAAGGCGGCGTTCGCGCTGACGCCCACGCTCTTCGCCCTCATCTCGGCCAGTGCGATGGCGACGTTCATCGTCAACGGCGTCGAGTTGCAGGTGCTCGCCAAGCGGTTCGACCGTCACATCCCATTCGGAGAGGCCATGCTCCTCGGCCTGCTCGTCAGCACGCTCAACTACCTGCCAATGAAGACGGGCACACTACTCAACGGTGTGCTCATGAAGGCTCGCTACAAGATCAGCCTCGGGCATTTCGGCGCGCTTGTGGCGGGCTCGAGCGTCATCCACCTGTGGGTCGCGCTCGGGTGTGCGGGCACGGCGCTCCTTTGGACCGGGCACGAGCCCGCTCTCGCATGGGCGTTGCTGCTGGTGCCGACAGCCGTGATCGCGGTGCTCGTCGTGTGGGGGAGGCGTCGGAGCCTCGGCAAGTACGACGACCACGCGTCGAAGTGGGTTCGGGCCCTTTGGAGGGTCGTGGACGGCATCGCGATGATCTACAGCAGCTGGCGTCTGCTCGCAATCGAGGTCGTGATCAACGTGGTGCTCGTCATGCTCGCCTCGGTGCGCACGATGTGGTCGTTCGACGCGCTGTCCACCAGCGCCGGTTTCGGCGTGTCCGTGGTCGTCACCGCCATAGGCATCTTCGCCGCGCGGCTGTCCGTCATCCCCGGGGGCATCGGTTTCAAGGAGGGTGGCGCCGCCGCAGGAGCGGCGGTCGCGGGTCTGGAGCCGTCACTCGGTCTCGCCGCGTCGGTCGTGGACCGCGCGGTGACGCTTGTGTGGCTGCTTCTCCTCGGCGTACCTGCGGCGTGGTACCTCATGCGGATCACCGGCGTGCATCTGGCCGACGCGACCTCGCGAACCGCTGCCGCGGACGACGCGGAGGAGGGTGCGTGA
- a CDS encoding radical SAM protein, with protein sequence MTDNVGNPDARPDLELGEEFGDEAPTIDEQEMADAEAGCGEVGISVPLGGRGDDLQSLSSGQDRPAEAPFGHPRTTAGPPVNHPASTPGGPGGERQRHGGARSVGFRPGGGPAAIAYQERTGIKAPRIIAWEITRSCNLSCAHCRAAAEFGHYEGELKLDQIKSVIDDIVTITNPIIILTGGEPLMRPDIWEIVDYAQGAGAMPVIGTNATLITEEIAAQMAAHKIPRISVSVDFPSAEEHDAFRGQAGCFDATIEGIKIAKRHGVGVQINMTVTTLNADKMEEMHTLAEDLGVDAFHIFMLVPTGRGSDLLEKELPPAEYERVLEWAYERQKTSPLHFKPTDAPHYYRIIRQKAKAEGKKVTREEYGLDAMTRGCLGGITFCFVSHVGDIQPCGYFDMQLGNVKEQPFSEIWTESKVLGDLRDYSLLKGKCGACEYKAVCGGCRARALEITGDYMEAEPYCVYEPPAWKGECTLEEAAEDVGVSTTGDGHGA encoded by the coding sequence ATGACGGACAATGTAGGAAACCCTGACGCCCGACCCGACCTCGAACTGGGCGAGGAGTTCGGCGACGAGGCTCCCACGATCGATGAGCAGGAGATGGCGGACGCCGAGGCTGGCTGCGGGGAGGTTGGCATCTCGGTGCCCCTCGGCGGTCGCGGGGACGACCTCCAGTCGCTGTCCTCGGGCCAAGACCGCCCTGCGGAGGCTCCCTTCGGTCATCCCCGAACGACCGCCGGTCCCCCCGTCAACCACCCAGCGAGCACTCCCGGCGGGCCGGGCGGCGAGCGCCAGCGGCACGGCGGAGCGCGCTCGGTGGGCTTCCGTCCCGGTGGCGGGCCTGCCGCGATCGCATACCAGGAGCGCACGGGCATCAAGGCGCCGCGCATCATCGCGTGGGAGATCACGCGCTCGTGCAACCTCTCCTGCGCGCACTGCCGCGCGGCCGCGGAGTTCGGCCACTACGAAGGTGAGCTGAAGCTCGACCAGATCAAGTCGGTCATCGACGACATCGTGACCATCACGAACCCGATCATCATCCTTACCGGTGGCGAGCCACTCATGCGGCCCGACATCTGGGAGATCGTCGACTACGCGCAAGGAGCGGGCGCGATGCCGGTCATCGGCACGAACGCCACGCTCATCACCGAGGAGATCGCGGCGCAGATGGCCGCGCACAAGATCCCGCGCATCAGCGTGTCCGTCGATTTCCCCTCCGCAGAGGAGCACGACGCCTTCCGCGGTCAGGCGGGGTGCTTCGACGCCACGATCGAGGGCATCAAGATCGCCAAGCGGCACGGCGTAGGCGTCCAGATCAACATGACCGTCACGACGCTCAACGCCGACAAGATGGAGGAGATGCACACACTCGCCGAGGACCTCGGCGTGGATGCGTTCCACATCTTCATGCTCGTCCCGACAGGGCGCGGTAGCGACCTGCTCGAGAAGGAGCTGCCACCCGCCGAGTACGAACGGGTGCTCGAGTGGGCCTACGAGCGGCAGAAGACCTCGCCGCTGCACTTCAAGCCGACCGACGCGCCGCACTACTACCGCATCATCCGCCAGAAGGCCAAGGCCGAGGGCAAGAAGGTCACCCGCGAGGAGTACGGGCTCGACGCGATGACGCGCGGGTGCCTTGGCGGCATCACCTTCTGCTTCGTCAGCCACGTGGGCGACATCCAGCCGTGCGGCTACTTCGATATGCAGCTTGGAAACGTCAAGGAACAGCCGTTCTCGGAGATCTGGACCGAGTCGAAGGTCCTGGGCGACCTGCGCGACTACTCGCTGCTCAAGGGCAAGTGCGGGGCCTGCGAGTACAAGGCCGTCTGCGGCGGGTGCCGGGCACGGGCTCTCGAGATCACGGGTGACTACATGGAGGCCGAGCCGTATTGCGTCTACGAACCGCCCGCGTGGAAGGGCGAATGCACGCTCGAAGAGGCCGCCGAGGACGTGGGTGTCTCGACGACCGGCGACGGGCACGGCGCATGA
- the wecB gene encoding UDP-N-acetylglucosamine 2-epimerase (non-hydrolyzing), which translates to MRLIIVVGARPNFIKVGPLMPALLEAGYDAALAHTGQHYDEVMSDIFFRDLDIPEPRWYLNVGSGTHAVQTGVAMMRLEELFIAEEPDAVMVVGDVNSTLAGALAASKLRIPIVHLEAGLRSLDMSMPEEVNRLVADQLSAMHLTPTFEAGINLDNEGVAKERIRFVGNIMAESVLRNIRLVEGREVCREHGLDPGGYVLATVHRPENTDYAERLGHVAAAFADAQLPVLFPVHPRTRPLLAAATADGGDNIRLVDPVGYLEMLALQRDAAAIVTDSGGIQEESCMLGTPCVTVRRNTERPVTVEVGANRLVSAERDSILGGLEDALQSSRDWRCPDRWDEGVSQRIVAALGNGILPLSGY; encoded by the coding sequence ATGCGACTGATCATCGTTGTCGGCGCCCGACCGAACTTCATCAAGGTCGGCCCTCTCATGCCGGCCCTGCTTGAGGCCGGGTACGACGCTGCGCTCGCGCACACCGGCCAGCACTACGACGAGGTCATGTCCGACATCTTCTTCCGCGATCTCGACATCCCCGAGCCGCGCTGGTACCTCAACGTCGGTTCCGGCACGCATGCAGTGCAGACCGGTGTCGCGATGATGCGGCTCGAGGAGCTCTTCATCGCCGAGGAGCCGGATGCCGTCATGGTGGTCGGCGACGTGAACTCGACGCTCGCGGGTGCCCTGGCCGCTTCCAAGCTCCGAATCCCGATCGTCCATCTCGAGGCGGGCCTGCGCTCTCTCGACATGTCGATGCCCGAGGAGGTCAATCGCCTCGTGGCCGACCAGCTTTCTGCGATGCATCTCACGCCGACGTTCGAAGCAGGTATCAACCTCGACAACGAGGGCGTGGCCAAGGAGCGCATCCGGTTCGTCGGCAACATCATGGCCGAGTCGGTGCTCAGGAATATCCGCCTCGTCGAGGGGCGCGAGGTGTGTCGCGAGCATGGGCTCGACCCGGGCGGCTATGTCCTCGCGACCGTGCACCGGCCCGAGAACACCGACTACGCGGAGCGGCTCGGACATGTGGCGGCGGCCTTCGCCGACGCTCAGCTTCCGGTGCTGTTCCCGGTCCATCCCCGTACGAGGCCGCTTCTCGCTGCTGCTACCGCTGATGGCGGCGACAACATCCGTCTGGTGGATCCTGTGGGGTATCTCGAGATGCTTGCGCTACAGCGCGATGCCGCGGCGATCGTCACGGACTCCGGTGGCATACAGGAGGAGTCGTGCATGCTTGGAACGCCGTGCGTCACGGTTCGCCGAAACACCGAGCGGCCCGTCACTGTGGAGGTCGGCGCCAACCGCCTTGTGTCCGCGGAGCGAGACTCGATTCTTGGCGGGCTTGAGGACGCACTGCAGTCGTCGAGGGACTGGCGTTGCCCGGATCGTTGGGATGAAGGAGTCTCGCAGAGGATCGTGGCGGCGCTCGGCAACGGAATCCTACCTTTAAGCGGCTACTGA
- a CDS encoding ATP-binding protein, with translation MNALETLIGQFQERPLPDLTTRDIVLPEVPNTASVLVGMRRSGKTYLLFQEMKRLVESGVDKRRMLYLNLEDDRLGRPTLETLSEALETFYRHEPQAREAGAFLFFDEIQVVDGWSRFARRVLDTEEARLFVSGSSAKLLSTEVATEFRGRGAAVEVLPFSFQESARHVGIAFGDEPVGPRRRSLLEAHLDRYLEVGGFPAVQGLEYPERVRTLQDYVELVVVRDVIERHGGASPSSARWFALSLLRQTGSLFSVNKTYQSMRSLGIEVGKNTLHALLDHLTDAYLVSPVSAFRVSHSERVRLPRKIYAIDPGLALAVSVAAAENVGARLETAVYVELRRRLGRLRDGAISYYVTQSGHEVDFVIGDVEAGTSRELVQVCAEPGSEATLLRETRALGEAMSELGLGSATMVSLRAEDSIGIGPGTVEIVPAWKWFAGIT, from the coding sequence GTGAATGCACTCGAGACTCTCATAGGGCAGTTCCAGGAGCGTCCGTTGCCGGACCTCACCACGCGCGATATCGTGCTGCCCGAGGTTCCAAACACCGCCAGCGTGCTCGTCGGCATGCGCCGGTCGGGGAAGACGTACCTGCTGTTTCAGGAGATGAAGCGACTCGTCGAGAGCGGCGTCGACAAGCGACGGATGCTGTACCTGAACCTCGAAGACGACCGTCTCGGTCGTCCGACGCTCGAGACGCTCTCGGAGGCGCTTGAAACGTTCTACCGGCACGAACCTCAGGCTCGCGAAGCGGGTGCGTTCCTGTTCTTTGATGAGATACAGGTTGTCGACGGGTGGTCGCGATTCGCGCGCCGTGTTCTGGATACCGAGGAGGCGAGACTGTTCGTCTCCGGCTCCTCGGCCAAACTGCTCTCAACCGAGGTGGCGACCGAGTTCCGCGGTCGTGGCGCAGCCGTAGAGGTGTTGCCGTTCAGCTTCCAGGAGTCGGCGCGCCACGTCGGGATCGCCTTCGGCGACGAGCCCGTTGGTCCTCGGCGACGCTCCCTTCTCGAGGCTCATCTGGACCGCTATCTCGAGGTCGGCGGGTTCCCTGCGGTGCAAGGACTCGAGTATCCGGAACGCGTGCGAACACTGCAGGACTACGTGGAGCTCGTGGTCGTGCGCGACGTGATCGAGAGACATGGCGGAGCCAGCCCCTCGTCAGCGAGGTGGTTCGCGCTGAGTCTCCTTCGGCAAACGGGTAGCCTGTTCTCGGTGAACAAGACGTACCAGTCGATGAGGTCGCTCGGCATCGAAGTGGGCAAGAACACGCTGCACGCGCTGCTCGATCACTTGACCGACGCGTATCTGGTCTCCCCGGTGAGCGCGTTTCGTGTCTCGCATTCGGAGCGGGTGCGCTTGCCACGCAAGATCTACGCGATCGATCCGGGCCTTGCCCTAGCCGTCTCGGTGGCTGCGGCCGAAAACGTGGGTGCGCGACTCGAGACTGCGGTGTACGTTGAACTTCGCCGCCGCCTCGGTCGTCTGCGGGACGGCGCGATATCGTACTACGTGACGCAGAGTGGTCATGAGGTCGACTTCGTGATCGGCGACGTTGAGGCGGGCACGTCTCGCGAACTCGTCCAGGTGTGTGCGGAACCAGGGAGCGAGGCGACATTGCTGCGCGAGACGCGTGCACTCGGTGAAGCGATGTCGGAGCTGGGTCTCGGCAGTGCGACGATGGTGAGCTTGCGCGCCGAGGACAGCATCGGCATCGGCCCCGGCACCGTTGAGATCGTCCCGGCGTGGAAATGGTTTGCCGGAATCACATAG
- the hemL gene encoding glutamate-1-semialdehyde 2,1-aminomutase, protein MIHDRSSALFAKAKNVIPGGVNSPVRAFKSVGADPIFYERSKGSHVWDTDGNEYIDFVLSWGPMILGHGPERVLDRVREQLSRGTSFGAPTEVEIELAEAVVAAVPSVEMVRMVSSGTEATMSAIRLARGYTGRAKFIKFDGNYHGHSDALLVAAGSGLLTLGIPSTPGVTEGAAGDTIVLPYNNVEAVREALEANRDQVAAIIIEPVAGNMGVVPPAPGFLEGLRAACDEHGVVLIFDEVITGFRIALGGAQERYGVMPDLTTLGKIIGGGFPVGAFGGKREIMESLAPIGPVYQAGTLSGNPVAMIAGLETVKALSEPGVYDQLEQKGARLSRGMCKAAESAGLQTFCTRVGSMACMFFTHFEVLDWTTASTSDTEMYGRYFRGMLERGYTLAPSQFEATFVSLAHTDEEIDAFVSDAGEVLRGL, encoded by the coding sequence ATGATTCACGACCGATCCTCGGCACTCTTCGCAAAGGCCAAGAACGTCATCCCCGGTGGCGTGAACTCGCCGGTTCGGGCATTCAAGAGCGTTGGCGCCGACCCGATCTTCTACGAGCGCTCGAAGGGCTCGCACGTGTGGGACACCGACGGCAACGAGTACATCGATTTCGTGCTGTCGTGGGGGCCGATGATCCTCGGCCACGGTCCCGAGCGCGTGCTCGATCGGGTGCGCGAGCAACTGTCGCGCGGCACGAGTTTCGGTGCTCCGACGGAGGTCGAGATCGAGCTGGCCGAGGCGGTCGTAGCCGCAGTCCCGAGCGTCGAGATGGTTCGCATGGTCTCCTCGGGCACCGAGGCGACCATGAGCGCGATCCGGCTTGCGCGTGGCTACACCGGGCGCGCGAAGTTCATCAAGTTTGACGGCAACTATCACGGCCACTCCGACGCACTGCTGGTGGCTGCCGGCTCCGGGTTGCTCACACTCGGTATCCCGTCGACGCCCGGCGTGACCGAGGGCGCCGCAGGTGACACGATCGTCCTGCCGTACAACAACGTCGAAGCGGTCCGAGAGGCGCTTGAGGCCAACCGCGACCAGGTTGCGGCCATCATCATCGAGCCGGTCGCCGGCAACATGGGCGTCGTGCCGCCGGCTCCGGGATTCCTCGAGGGGCTGCGCGCGGCGTGCGACGAGCATGGTGTCGTGCTCATCTTCGACGAGGTCATCACCGGTTTCCGTATCGCCCTTGGCGGCGCGCAGGAGCGCTACGGAGTCATGCCCGACCTCACTACCCTTGGCAAGATCATCGGCGGAGGCTTCCCGGTCGGTGCCTTCGGCGGGAAGCGCGAGATCATGGAGTCCCTCGCACCGATCGGACCCGTCTACCAGGCAGGCACGCTTTCGGGCAATCCCGTGGCGATGATCGCGGGTCTCGAGACCGTGAAGGCGCTTTCCGAGCCCGGCGTCTACGACCAGCTGGAGCAGAAGGGCGCGCGCCTCTCGAGGGGCATGTGCAAGGCGGCCGAGAGCGCGGGGCTGCAGACGTTCTGCACGCGCGTGGGTTCGATGGCGTGCATGTTCTTCACGCACTTCGAGGTACTCGACTGGACGACCGCGTCGACCTCGGACACCGAGATGTACGGGCGCTACTTCCGCGGCATGCTCGAGCGTGGATACACGCTCGCCCCGAGCCAGTTCGAGGCGACGTTCGTCTCGCTTGCCCACACCGACGAGGAGATCGACGCCTTCGTTTCCGACGCCGGCGAGGTTCTGCGCGGGCTGTAG